In Lysinibacillus sp. FSL M8-0337, the following proteins share a genomic window:
- a CDS encoding metalloregulator ArsR/SmtB family transcription factor, whose product MDEFIGNQKAIHIFENLSLYFHGLGDPIRQQIIALLIDKESMNVTEITELIPMSRPNVSHHLKVLRQAGLLKVQKKGTQMFYSLEFDEVIALMKQLVHFVEEECQC is encoded by the coding sequence ATGGACGAATTTATTGGAAATCAGAAGGCAATTCATATTTTCGAGAATCTAAGCCTCTATTTTCATGGCTTGGGAGACCCTATTCGGCAGCAAATCATAGCGTTGCTGATCGACAAGGAGAGTATGAATGTGACCGAAATTACAGAACTTATTCCCATGTCACGACCTAACGTCTCTCATCACCTGAAAGTATTACGGCAAGCAGGGCTGCTTAAGGTTCAGAAGAAGGGGACGCAAATGTTCTACAGTCTTGAGTTTGACGAAGTAATAGCGCTTATGAAACAGCTTGTCCATTTCGTTGAAGAGGAATGCCAGTGCTAA
- a CDS encoding saccharopine dehydrogenase, producing MNRKMVLIVGGYGAVGRQIAQILHDRHPELDITLGGRSPEKAAPFESERVQTIVVDNNADDPLLYVGDNVSLIINSVNDLQDRLLLSAVKRKIPLIDLTRWTELFQQSVTKLKKTDLHSSVVLSSGWMAGTASLFAMLHSTSLQNVVVNIHALYSLQDKAGPDSAAYMDRMTIPFYIMEPEGRRLVFPMTEPVKVQFPDGYTAKCYRLDTPDHVTLLKAGNVDSANFRISFDSKVATSMLVGMVKSGIWKMISGERFRSLRRSLLYNPGTGSAHHILIHLKGRDQNGHWVERKITISDPLGQTHLTALGAAVQAEKLLRIPEDKPLAPGIYFPEDLPDVRMDTSEISNFFKQNGVLISH from the coding sequence ATGAACAGAAAAATGGTACTTATTGTAGGAGGATACGGTGCAGTAGGCAGACAGATTGCTCAAATATTACACGATCGGCACCCCGAACTGGATATCACTTTGGGAGGAAGGTCACCGGAAAAAGCGGCACCTTTCGAGTCCGAACGGGTCCAAACAATCGTAGTTGATAATAATGCGGATGATCCACTACTTTATGTAGGCGACAATGTATCGCTGATCATTAACTCAGTCAACGATCTGCAGGATCGGCTGCTTCTGTCAGCAGTTAAAAGGAAAATTCCACTCATCGATCTTACTCGCTGGACAGAGCTATTCCAACAATCGGTCACCAAGTTAAAAAAAACAGATCTTCATTCCTCTGTCGTGCTGTCTTCAGGATGGATGGCGGGAACTGCTTCACTATTCGCCATGCTGCATTCGACCTCACTTCAGAACGTCGTCGTTAATATTCATGCGCTATACTCGCTGCAGGACAAAGCAGGACCTGATTCTGCGGCGTACATGGATCGTATGACCATTCCATTCTATATTATGGAACCTGAAGGAAGACGTCTTGTATTTCCAATGACAGAGCCGGTGAAAGTCCAATTTCCAGATGGATATACTGCAAAATGCTACCGGCTTGACACTCCAGATCATGTAACATTGCTAAAGGCTGGCAATGTCGACTCAGCCAACTTCCGCATCTCTTTCGACAGCAAAGTCGCTACCTCGATGCTTGTCGGAATGGTTAAGAGCGGAATATGGAAAATGATAAGTGGAGAGAGATTCCGTTCACTTAGACGAAGCCTGCTCTACAATCCGGGTACTGGCAGTGCACATCACATCCTTATTCATCTGAAGGGACGAGATCAGAATGGGCATTGGGTTGAACGAAAAATCACAATTTCTGATCCGCTTGGTCAGACTCATCTTACCGCCTTAGGAGCTGCTGTCCAAGCAGAAAAGCTATTGCGCATACCAGAGGACAAACCGCTGGCTCCGGGAATTTATTTTCCAGAAGATCTACCTGATGTACGGATGGATACCTCTGAAATTAGCAATTTTTTCAAACAAAATGGAGTTCTTATATCTCACTAA
- a CDS encoding peptidylprolyl isomerase, whose product MAAAFVLTGCGTSKEEKTAEEKVDYASAVKENPIVTITMNDDKKIVVELEPKVAPNTVANFISLVNEGFYDGLIFHRVIPGFMIQGGDPSGNGSGGPDYSIKGEFTENGFENNLKHERGVISMARTGDPNSAGSQFFIMTEEASHLDKQYAAFGKVIEGMETVDEIVAVERDATDKPLEDQIMKKVEVDTKGFDYPAPVVQK is encoded by the coding sequence ATGGCAGCAGCTTTTGTTCTGACGGGTTGTGGGACGTCAAAAGAGGAGAAGACAGCGGAAGAAAAAGTAGATTATGCATCGGCTGTGAAAGAAAATCCAATTGTGACGATTACAATGAACGATGATAAAAAAATTGTGGTTGAACTAGAACCTAAAGTAGCGCCGAATACAGTGGCAAACTTTATTTCCTTAGTAAACGAAGGATTTTATGATGGACTTATTTTTCATCGTGTAATTCCTGGCTTTATGATTCAAGGGGGCGATCCTTCAGGAAATGGATCAGGTGGTCCCGATTATTCGATTAAAGGTGAGTTTACTGAGAATGGCTTTGAAAATAATTTAAAACATGAACGCGGTGTCATTTCAATGGCACGGACAGGTGATCCAAATTCTGCGGGCTCTCAATTTTTTATTATGACGGAAGAAGCGTCACATCTTGATAAACAATATGCTGCATTTGGCAAAGTGATTGAAGGAATGGAAACGGTAGATGAAATCGTTGCTGTGGAACGTGATGCCACAGATAAGCCATTAGAAGATCAAATCATGAAAAAAGTCGAAGTGGATACAAAGGGCTTTGACTACCCTGCACCAGTAGTGCAAAAATAG
- a CDS encoding GNAT family protein produces the protein MVVTYWAGQNLTLRAIQPEDIVIFESLDDEILRNMDSLHFPRSVDKMREWIEEQLEEDEFRFIAVDRDNNIVGMIETFDCDQKNGTFEYYLAVFESYRGKGYAKEMILMVFRFFFLELAYQKVNATVYSFNNPSMRLHEKLAFMKEGQLRNIIFTKGAYYDGICYGMTREEFELNHVEYHL, from the coding sequence ATGGTAGTTACTTATTGGGCAGGACAAAACCTTACATTGCGAGCGATTCAACCTGAAGATATTGTTATATTTGAATCATTAGATGATGAAATTCTACGAAATATGGACTCACTTCATTTTCCACGTTCGGTTGATAAAATGAGAGAATGGATAGAAGAACAATTGGAAGAAGATGAATTCCGTTTTATTGCAGTGGATAGAGATAATAATATTGTTGGTATGATTGAAACATTTGATTGTGATCAAAAGAATGGTACCTTTGAGTATTATTTGGCTGTATTTGAATCATATAGAGGTAAAGGTTATGCCAAAGAAATGATTTTGATGGTTTTTCGCTTCTTCTTTTTGGAGCTTGCTTATCAAAAAGTAAATGCAACTGTTTATTCTTTCAATAATCCATCCATGCGACTGCATGAAAAATTAGCATTCATGAAAGAGGGGCAACTAAGGAATATCATTTTTACAAAAGGGGCCTATTATGATGGTATTTGTTATGGGATGACAAGAGAAGAATTTGAACTGAATCATGTAGAATATCACTTGTAA
- a CDS encoding metallophosphoesterase encodes MMNKNFKRVVKIVLLVVVLIGLLVGYAFKIEPKMLVVHSYHLNEDKGASVKIVQISDIQVSETYTVNQLNRLVEKINQISPDMIVFTGDLFENFSTFPQKQEVTDSLSQLKATMGKFAVWGNRDYGGGAFKIYEDLLINADFTLLNNSGVTVPVSNDKKLFIGGMDDGLLGKPDIDLLLSQMNDTYDYEIVLMHEPDMAELLQDTSVNLLLAGHSHGGQIRIPFMKTIKTSLAEKYDDGFYTINKDNGMQLYVNTGIGTSRIAARFMVPPEIAVFTIHL; translated from the coding sequence ATGATGAACAAGAACTTTAAAAGAGTTGTAAAAATCGTTTTATTAGTCGTGGTATTAATAGGTTTACTTGTAGGATACGCTTTTAAAATTGAACCAAAGATGCTTGTCGTTCATTCGTATCATTTGAATGAAGACAAAGGCGCATCAGTTAAAATAGTTCAAATATCAGATATTCAAGTTAGTGAAACATATACCGTCAATCAATTAAATCGTTTAGTCGAAAAGATTAATCAAATTTCGCCTGATATGATTGTGTTTACGGGGGATTTATTCGAAAATTTTTCTACGTTTCCACAAAAACAAGAAGTCACTGATAGTTTATCGCAACTGAAGGCGACAATGGGGAAATTTGCAGTATGGGGTAATCGTGATTATGGTGGCGGAGCTTTTAAAATCTATGAAGATTTATTAATAAATGCTGATTTTACATTATTGAATAATAGCGGCGTTACGGTTCCAGTTTCGAATGATAAAAAGCTATTTATCGGAGGAATGGATGATGGGTTACTTGGAAAGCCAGATATAGACCTGTTGCTATCGCAAATGAATGATACGTATGATTATGAAATTGTACTTATGCATGAGCCAGATATGGCAGAGCTTTTACAAGATACTTCCGTTAATTTGCTGTTAGCTGGACATAGTCATGGAGGGCAAATAAGGATTCCCTTTATGAAAACTATAAAGACGTCGTTGGCTGAAAAATATGATGATGGATTTTATACGATTAATAAAGACAATGGCATGCAGCTTTATGTCAATACGGGTATTGGCACGTCTAGAATCGCTGCTCGTTTTATGGTGCCGCCTGAAATCGCTGTTTTTACTATTCATTTGTAA